One segment of Panicum virgatum strain AP13 chromosome 1K, P.virgatum_v5, whole genome shotgun sequence DNA contains the following:
- the LOC120678607 gene encoding gallate 1-beta-glucosyltransferase-like — translation MVEEAAAVPPAVAASAAASAPPHLLLICFPGQGHVNPMLRLAKRVAAKGLLVTFSSLASVGPKLAAAAGVSAGGDGVPVGRGRVRFEFLEDGDPGPDLDDLMRHLETAGPPPFAALLRRQAEEGRPVACVVANNPFMPWASDVAAGEGIPTAVLWVQSCAVFSLYYHQVHGLVEFPHEDDPTARFKLPGLPEMSAADVPSFLLPSNPLKLHADAIIRQFRTIGRASWVLVNSFAELEADVVAALPGVTPRPPELISVGPLVELQQQEGQEEDDAVRGDLIKAADDCVEWLDAQPPRSVVYASMGSVVVLTPGEVAEMAHGLASTGRPFLWVVRPDTQPHLPAGFVESVSGRGAVVAWSPQERVLAHPSTACFLTHCGWNSTLETVAAGVPVVAFPQWGDQCTDARFLVEELGMGVRLRGARREAVREAVKAAVAGPRAGEMLASARRWSAAARAAVAPGGSSDAHIQAFVDEVARRAQGQRPPAVET, via the coding sequence ATGGTTGAGGAAGCGGCGGCCGTGCCCCCCGCCGTGGCGGCATCGGCGGCCGCGAGCGCCCCGCCGCACCTGCTGCTGATCTGCTTCCCGGGGCAGGGCCACGTGAACCCCATGCTCCGCCTGGCGAAGCGCGTCGCGGCCAAGGGCCTCCTCGTGACCTTCTCCTCGCTGGCCAGCGTTGGCCCGAAgctggcggccgccgcgggggtgtcggccggcggcgacggcgtgcccGTCGGCCGGGGCCGCGTCCGGTTCGAGTTCCTGGAGGACGGCGACCCCGGGCCCGACCTGGACGACCTCATGCGGCACCTCGAGACGGCCGGGCCCCCGCCGTTCGCGGCGCTGCTGCGGCGCCaggcggaggagggccggcCCGTGGCGTGCGTGGTGGCGAATAACCCGTTCATGCCGTGGGCGAGCgacgtggccgccggcgaggggatCCCGACGGCGGTGCTGTGGGTGCAGTCGTGCGCGGTGTTCTCGCTCTACTACCACCAAGTGCACGGCCTGGTGGAGTTCCCGCACGAGGACGACCCGACGGCGCGGTTCAAGCTCCCGGGCCTGCCGGAGATGTCCGCCGCCGACGTGCCGTCGTTCCTGCTCCCGTCCAACCCGTTGAAGCTCCACGCCGACGCGATCATCAGGCAGTTCCGCACCATCGGGCGCGCGTCGTGGGTGCTGGTGAACTCGTTCGCGGAGCTGGAGGCGGACGTGGTGGCCGCGCTCCCCGGCGtgacgccgcgcccgccggagcTCATCTCCGTGGGTCCGCTCGTCGagctgcagcagcaggaggGGCAGGAGGAGGACGATGCGGTGCGCGGGGACCTGATCAAGGCCGCCGACGACTGCGTGGAGTGGCTGGACGCGCAGCCGCCGCGGTCCGTGGTGTACGCGTCGATGGGCAGCGTGGTGGTGCTGACccccggcgaggtcgccgagaTGGCGCACGGGCTGGCGTCGACGGGGCGGCCGTTCCTGTGGGTGGTGCGGCCGGACACGCAGCCGCACCTTCCCGCGGGGTTCGTGGAGTCCGTGtccgggcgcggcgcggtggtggCGTGGAGCCCGCAGGAGCGCGTGCTGGCGCACCCGTCGACGGCGTGCTTCCTGAcgcactgcgggtggaactcgacgctggagacggtggcggcgggggtgcCCGTGGTGGCGTTCCCGCAGTGGGGGGACCAGTGCACGGACGCGCGCTTCctggtggaggagctcggcatGGGCGTGCGcctgcggggcgcgcggcgggaggCCGTGCGGGAGGCCGTCAAGGCCGCCGTCGCGGGGCCCCGCGCGGGGGAGATGCTCGCGAGCGCCAGGcgctggagcgccgccgccagggccgcCGTGGCTCCCGGCGGGTCCTCGGACGCCCACATCCAGGCGTTCGTGGACGAGGTGGCGCGCCGGGCCCAGGGGCAGCGTCCTCCAGCCGTCGAGACTTGA